The following are encoded in a window of Xyrauchen texanus isolate HMW12.3.18 chromosome 42, RBS_HiC_50CHRs, whole genome shotgun sequence genomic DNA:
- the LOC127634853 gene encoding complement C1q-like protein 3, translating to MVLVLVILIPVLVSSAGTSAAHYEMLGTCRMVCDTYGTKSPTSTVSADTVRDSNLMQSLPTFIQGPKGEPGRPGKAGPRGPPGEPGLPGPPGERGDPGRPGLPGQPGPNVATGAISAATYSTVPKIAFYAGLKKQHEGYELLKFDDVVTNLGNHYDPATGKFTCSIPGIYFFTYHVLMRGGDGTSMWADLCKNNQVRASAIAQDADQNYDYASNSAVLHLEPGDEIYIKLDGGKAHGGNNNKYSTFSGFIIYAD from the exons ATGGTCCTGGTGCTGGTGATCCTGATCCCGGTTTTGGTGAGTTCCGCCGGGACCTCCGCAGCGCACTACGAGATGCTCGGCACCTGCAGGATGGTTTGCGACACTTATGGCACAAAATCTCCGACCAGCACGGTCTCAGCAGACACGGTCCGGGACAGCAACCTAATGCAGTCCTTACCAACTTTTATACAAGGTCCGAAAGGTGAACCGGGGCGCCCGGGGAAAGCGGGTCCGAGGGGCCCGCCTGGGGAACCGGGGCTACCTGGACCGCCCGGGGAGAGAGGAGACCCAGGCCGACCTGGATTACCGGGACAACCGGGACCGAATGTGGCCACAGGTGCCATCAGCGCGGCCACCTACAGCACCGTACCTAAAATAGCTTTTTACGCAGGGCTCAAAAAGCAACACGAGGGCTACGAGCTGCTGAAGTTTGATGATGTGGTCACGAATCTCGGGAATCATTACGACCCCGCGACGGGGAAATTTACCTGCTCCATACCGGGAATTTACTTCTTTACTTACCATGTGCTCATGCGAGGAGGAGACGGAACCAGCATGTGGGCTGATTTGTGTAAGAACAACCAG GTCCGTGCAAGCGCCATCGCCCAAGATGCGGATCAGAACTATGACTACGCCAGCAACAGTGCCGTTCTTCACCTGGAGCCGGGAGATGAAATCTACATAAAACTAGATGGGGGCAAAGCCCACGGGGGCAACAACAACAAGTACAGCACCTTCTCTGGTTTTATCATATACGCCGATTAG